In Nitrospira sp., a single genomic region encodes these proteins:
- a CDS encoding methyl-accepting chemotaxis protein produces the protein MFSWFNNMKVGSKLMLGFAAMGAIMAFVGYMGVTNMGTITQSTDNIYTVQLKPLMTLTKVRGLVYQMRSQTITALLTANAADREDSLAKVKELNKLVDENRENFAKSIKAELVQKAYDDFAKVYDDYRAYRDNTVFRLLLAGDHAGALAAMKGDGAVKFKASIDAINNLVDIKVKIAQGKYDEAQAIYANSKMLLTGIIIGGIGLGMFLGWIIARMIANPLRQVGEVALSAAEGNLTRRVACDTKDEIGTMAQAFNDMMERLTAVVTTVRHATDSVGAASEQITKGNEDLAQRTSEQASALEETSASMEELTSTVKQNADNAKQANQLAIAARDIADKGGAITTRAVDAMGEINKSSKKIADIITVIDEIAFQTNLLALNAAVEAARAGEHGRGFAVVAAEVRNLAQRSATAAKEIKGLINESIQRVTDGSELVNQSGKTLDEIVSSVKRVTDIIAEITAASQEQASGIDQVNKAIMQMDETTQQNAALVEETTSASQSMKEQAKDLTKEMGFFTVSEHGGTAAPQPTVPRRPAAPPSSGLLKRLAKSSSAKPAEKAEHASSHEPVGIASGNGKDRRQSHDDFEEF, from the coding sequence ATGTTCAGTTGGTTCAACAATATGAAAGTGGGCAGTAAGTTAATGCTGGGCTTTGCCGCCATGGGAGCGATCATGGCCTTTGTCGGCTACATGGGCGTCACCAATATGGGGACGATCACCCAATCCACCGACAATATCTACACCGTGCAGCTCAAGCCCCTCATGACCCTCACCAAAGTGCGTGGCCTGGTGTACCAGATGCGCTCGCAAACGATCACGGCATTGCTGACCGCCAATGCCGCCGACCGCGAAGACTCGCTGGCCAAAGTGAAAGAGCTGAACAAGCTCGTCGACGAGAACCGGGAGAACTTTGCGAAATCCATCAAGGCCGAGCTCGTCCAAAAGGCTTACGACGATTTCGCCAAGGTCTATGACGATTATCGTGCCTATCGGGACAATACCGTGTTCCGTCTGTTGCTGGCCGGTGATCATGCTGGGGCACTCGCCGCCATGAAAGGCGACGGAGCCGTGAAATTCAAGGCCTCCATCGACGCGATCAACAATCTGGTGGACATCAAAGTCAAAATTGCCCAAGGCAAATACGATGAAGCCCAAGCGATCTATGCCAACTCGAAGATGCTGTTGACCGGCATCATCATCGGCGGCATCGGCCTCGGCATGTTCCTCGGATGGATCATTGCCCGCATGATCGCCAACCCGCTTCGGCAGGTCGGTGAAGTCGCCTTATCTGCCGCAGAGGGCAATCTGACCCGCCGTGTCGCTTGTGATACCAAAGACGAAATCGGCACCATGGCGCAAGCCTTCAATGACATGATGGAACGCTTGACCGCGGTCGTGACCACGGTCCGGCACGCGACCGACAGCGTGGGGGCGGCCTCGGAACAGATCACCAAGGGGAACGAAGATCTGGCGCAGCGCACCAGCGAGCAGGCCAGCGCACTGGAGGAAACCTCGGCTTCAATGGAAGAATTGACCTCGACGGTCAAGCAGAATGCCGACAACGCCAAGCAGGCCAACCAGCTGGCCATCGCCGCCCGTGATATTGCCGACAAAGGCGGGGCCATCACCACCCGCGCGGTTGACGCCATGGGCGAGATCAACAAGAGCAGCAAGAAGATCGCCGACATCATTACCGTGATCGACGAGATCGCCTTCCAGACGAACCTCCTGGCCTTGAATGCCGCCGTCGAAGCGGCCCGGGCCGGGGAGCATGGCCGCGGCTTCGCAGTGGTCGCAGCGGAAGTGCGGAATCTGGCCCAGCGGTCGGCCACGGCCGCCAAGGAGATCAAAGGATTGATCAATGAATCGATCCAGCGGGTCACCGATGGCAGCGAACTGGTCAATCAGTCCGGCAAGACGCTGGATGAGATCGTCAGTTCCGTAAAGCGGGTGACCGACATCATCGCCGAGATCACCGCAGCCTCGCAGGAACAGGCGAGCGGGATCGATCAGGTGAACAAGGCCATCATGCAGATGGACGAGACGACCCAGCAGAACGCCGCTCTCGTCGAAGAAACCACCTCCGCCAGCCAATCCATGAAGGAGCAGGCCAAAGACTTAACCAAAGAAATGGGCTTCTTCACCGTATCCGAGCATGGCGGCACGGCCGCGCCCCAACCGACCGTGCCCCGTCGGCCGGCCGCGCCGCCCAGCAGCGGTCTGTTGAAGCGACTCGCCAAGTCATCCAGCGCCAAACCGGCTGAGAAAGCGGAACACGCCTCAAGTCATGAACCGGTCGGCATCGCCAGCGGCAACGGCAAAGATCGCCGTCAGTCGCACGATGACTTCGAAGAGTTCTAG
- a CDS encoding DUF420 domain-containing protein has translation MDLKSLLWYVVLTSITGAYFVALAGVRSAKVHDVSHHSRRMIIACTVVGIWLIAYVLKQTLFGREQFGGTTQQYWTMYLPIFATHMLFAVTTIGLGSYNLYMGLHRLRYGSVGAMAAGMTTHRRLGHLLMWTFSGTIGTAYLVYMMIFVWYKG, from the coding sequence ATGGACCTCAAATCACTCCTTTGGTACGTCGTGCTGACCAGCATTACCGGCGCGTATTTTGTGGCGTTAGCCGGGGTGCGCTCCGCCAAAGTCCATGATGTTTCACATCACTCCCGACGGATGATCATTGCCTGCACCGTGGTCGGGATCTGGCTGATCGCCTATGTGCTCAAACAAACGCTGTTTGGGCGGGAGCAATTCGGGGGAACCACTCAACAGTACTGGACGATGTATCTCCCCATCTTTGCCACGCACATGCTGTTCGCCGTGACCACGATCGGACTGGGAAGCTACAACCTCTACATGGGCTTGCATCGTCTGCGCTATGGCAGTGTCGGCGCCATGGCGGCCGGAATGACCACGCATCGGAGACTCGGGCATCTCCTCATGTGGACCTTCTCCGGCACGATCGGGACCGCCTATCTGGTCTATATGATGATTTTCGTCTGGTACAAGGGATAA